One genomic region from Candidatus Woesearchaeota archaeon encodes:
- a CDS encoding multiprotein-bridging factor 1 family protein, with the protein MGTCELCGKIVDTTTTVKVAGSNMQACGKCKALGSEVNRESPASLSHSFRKRTKEGSVEMEVISNYAPVINSALAKKGLNIHQLARMLNIKESTLNKYFTGKIKPDVTVARRLETFFEITILEYREAQDLGDVMVNEELDNKPMSLGDMIKKQMENKK; encoded by the coding sequence ATGGGTACATGTGAGCTTTGTGGGAAAATTGTAGACACGACTACAACTGTTAAAGTTGCTGGTTCTAATATGCAAGCTTGTGGCAAGTGTAAAGCGCTTGGTTCTGAGGTTAATAGGGAAAGTCCAGCATCTCTTTCCCATTCATTTAGGAAGAGAACAAAAGAAGGAAGTGTTGAAATGGAAGTTATTTCTAATTATGCTCCAGTTATTAATTCTGCACTTGCAAAGAAAGGTTTAAATATACATCAATTGGCTAGGATGTTAAATATTAAAGAGAGTACTTTGAATAAATATTTTACAGGAAAGATCAAACCTGATGTTACTGTAGCTAGAAGACTTGAAACTTTTTTTGAAATTACAATATTAGAATACAGAGAAGCTCAAGATTTAGGTGATGTAATGGTAAATGAGGAATTAGACAATAAACCTATGAGTCTAGGTGATATGATTAAGAAACAAATGGAGAATAAGAAATAA
- a CDS encoding mechanosensitive ion channel family protein, whose translation MAFDLITIINYQVGLNEVWRYLVFLIALLMTYPLGKLIIYILQNYLKKWATKTAFKLDDIFFNSINPSITMFVFAGLFYFGSSVLNQGQYAPVFTKAFNFFIIVPLVYFLIKFSTEMIGFYLKSDKKRINEAGIDLLMQIVRITLFLIGILLVLGNLGYNVSAGLAGLGVGGLAFALAAQDILKNFFAGVSLVFDKTFNKGERIQFQGVTGKIEELKLRSTKVRTYDGTLMTIPNAMLADNMVENVTKVPKVKVKMTIGVEYSTSATKLEEAKKIIQEAIDSNEYADAGNHDVWFDNFGAYSLDLQVIYYGKLTMDDWSKRVQFKDEINFAIKKGFEKAKISMAFPTQTIELKK comes from the coding sequence ATGGCTTTTGATTTAATTACAATTATAAATTACCAGGTTGGTTTGAATGAAGTTTGGAGATATCTAGTTTTTTTAATAGCTCTATTAATGACATATCCTTTAGGAAAACTTATCATATATATTTTACAAAATTATTTAAAGAAATGGGCTACCAAAACTGCTTTTAAACTTGATGATATATTTTTCAACAGTATTAATCCTTCAATTACGATGTTTGTATTTGCAGGACTATTTTATTTTGGTTCTAGTGTTTTAAATCAAGGTCAATATGCACCAGTCTTCACAAAAGCATTCAATTTTTTCATTATAGTTCCTCTAGTTTATTTCTTAATTAAGTTTTCAACAGAGATGATTGGATTTTATTTGAAAAGCGATAAGAAAAGAATCAATGAAGCAGGAATTGATTTGCTTATGCAAATTGTAAGAATTACATTATTTTTAATTGGTATATTGTTAGTACTTGGAAATTTGGGATATAATGTTTCAGCAGGATTAGCAGGACTAGGTGTAGGAGGTTTGGCATTTGCTCTTGCAGCTCAAGATATTCTAAAAAACTTCTTTGCAGGAGTCTCTTTAGTATTTGATAAAACTTTCAATAAAGGAGAGAGAATTCAATTTCAAGGAGTTACTGGAAAGATTGAAGAGTTAAAATTAAGATCTACAAAGGTTCGAACTTATGATGGAACTTTAATGACTATTCCTAATGCAATGCTTGCTGATAATATGGTTGAGAATGTAACAAAAGTTCCAAAAGTTAAAGTTAAAATGACAATTGGAGTTGAGTATTCAACTTCTGCAACTAAATTAGAAGAAGCTAAAAAGATTATTCAAGAAGCAATTGACTCAAATGAATATGCAGATGCTGGAAATCATGATGTTTGGTTTGATAACTTTGGAGCATACTCATTAGATCTTCAAGTAATCTATTATGGAAAACTAACTATGGATGATTGGAGTAAAAGAGTACAATTCAAAGATGAAATTAATTTTGCAATTAAGAAAGGATTTGAAAAAGCAAAAATCAGTATGGCATTCCCAACTCAAACAATTGAGTTGAAAAAATAA
- a CDS encoding ChbG/HpnK family deacetylase, with protein MKRIIINADDFGYSVIFNESILNLIENNLVTSTTVMVNWVSDEQEEQIKKIIELKEKYNLSIGLHLEFKNENFEKEIAIQYNHFSDIFSFNPSHIDIHKPKKSDEEILVISNFCKENNLPCRTMTNKLKDVKTTNKLFNGTDSSFEDLDEMIKSMQEDEIYEILFHPGTYDENCKSSLNEKRELDIEKIKYLVPKLDKNNIQLVSYNDL; from the coding sequence ATGAAAAGAATAATTATTAATGCGGATGATTTTGGATATAGTGTGATATTTAACGAATCTATTCTAAATTTAATTGAAAACAATCTTGTTACTTCAACAACTGTTATGGTAAATTGGGTAAGTGATGAACAAGAAGAGCAAATTAAAAAAATAATTGAATTAAAAGAAAAGTATAATTTGAGTATTGGTCTTCATTTAGAATTTAAAAATGAAAATTTTGAAAAAGAAATCGCAATCCAATATAATCATTTTTCAGACATATTCTCATTTAATCCATCTCACATAGATATTCATAAACCAAAAAAATCGGATGAAGAAATCTTAGTAATCTCAAATTTTTGTAAAGAGAATAATTTGCCTTGTAGAACTATGACCAATAAATTAAAAGATGTGAAAACTACAAACAAACTTTTCAACGGGACTGACTCATCTTTTGAGGATTTAGATGAAATGATAAAATCAATGCAAGAAGATGAGATATATGAAATTTTATTTCATCCAGGCACATATGATGAAAATTGCAAATCAAGTTTAAATGAGAAAAGAGAGTTAGACATTGAAAAAATTAAATATTTAGTTCCCAAATTAGATAAAAACAATATTCAATTAGTTAGCTATAATGATTTATAG
- the pth2 gene encoding peptidyl-tRNA hydrolase Pth2, giving the protein MSELKQVILIRKDLGMSKGKIAAQAAHAAVEATLRSDDRMVSKWRNSGMKKITLKIESEKELYKYLQEAKDFGLTTALITDAGRTEIAPGTPTCLAIGPENEDKIDSITGKLSNF; this is encoded by the coding sequence ATGTCTGAATTAAAACAAGTAATTCTAATTCGAAAAGACTTAGGAATGTCTAAAGGTAAAATTGCAGCTCAAGCAGCTCATGCAGCAGTTGAAGCAACACTTCGTTCAGACGATAGAATGGTTTCAAAGTGGAGAAATTCGGGTATGAAAAAAATTACTCTAAAGATTGAATCTGAAAAAGAATTATACAAATACCTTCAAGAAGCAAAAGATTTTGGACTAACAACTGCTCTAATAACTGATGCAGGAAGAACAGAAATTGCTCCTGGAACTCCAACTTGTCTTGCAATTGGTCCAGAAAATGAGGATAAAATAGACTCAATTACAGGCAAATTATCTAATTTTTAA
- a CDS encoding signal recognition particle receptor subunit alpha: MVLDNLGGSLKDTLSKIRNSLTVDRNLVEEILKEIQKALLSSDVNVRLVLEVTKRIRERAINERNENLTKKEQLITIIYEELSAFLGDGKEFELREKQNRILLVGLYGQGKTTTSGKLGNYFKNRTKKVALISTDTWRPAAYDQLKQLGDKIEIQVFGDKTAKKPEEIYKKFKKELDKFEIVIIDSAGRDSLNKELVDEITDLNKIVDPTDTFLVMGADVGQTAQRQAEAFKDNLNVTGVIITKMDGTGKGGGALSACSIVEAPVRFIGVGEKTEDFERFNSEKFVSQLLGMGDIDTLLEKAKLAIDEDKARGMADRMMKGNFDLDDLYEQMGAMKKMGSMSKIMGMMPGMGGLKIDKSQMENQESKMKKWKFIMDSMTKYEKRNPEVIELSRIKRIAQGSGTQVSDLRELLKHFKQTKKMMTMLKDPGSMPDMDNMNPQEIMKMMKKSGMKDFKKLGKKK, from the coding sequence ATGGTACTTGACAATTTAGGTGGGTCTTTGAAAGATACACTATCTAAGATTAGGAATTCTTTAACAGTTGATAGAAATTTAGTTGAAGAAATTCTAAAAGAGATTCAAAAAGCTCTTTTGAGCTCTGATGTTAATGTTAGGTTAGTTCTTGAAGTTACAAAAAGAATTCGTGAAAGAGCAATTAATGAGAGAAATGAGAATCTTACGAAAAAAGAACAACTTATTACAATTATTTATGAAGAATTGTCTGCTTTTTTGGGAGATGGAAAAGAATTTGAATTGCGTGAAAAACAAAATAGAATTTTACTTGTTGGCTTGTATGGTCAAGGAAAGACTACTACTTCAGGAAAATTAGGAAATTATTTTAAAAATAGAACAAAAAAAGTTGCACTTATTTCAACAGATACATGGAGACCTGCAGCATATGACCAATTAAAACAACTTGGAGATAAAATTGAGATTCAAGTTTTTGGAGATAAAACTGCTAAGAAACCGGAAGAAATTTATAAAAAATTCAAAAAAGAATTAGATAAATTTGAGATAGTAATCATTGATAGTGCTGGAAGAGATAGTTTGAATAAAGAACTTGTAGATGAAATTACTGACTTGAATAAAATAGTTGACCCAACAGATACATTTTTAGTTATGGGTGCAGATGTTGGACAGACTGCACAAAGACAAGCTGAAGCGTTTAAAGATAATTTGAATGTGACAGGAGTTATCATTACTAAGATGGATGGAACTGGTAAAGGTGGAGGCGCCCTTAGTGCTTGTTCTATTGTTGAAGCTCCAGTAAGATTTATTGGTGTTGGTGAAAAAACTGAAGATTTTGAAAGATTTAATTCTGAGAAATTTGTATCCCAACTTTTAGGCATGGGTGATATTGATACTCTTCTTGAAAAAGCAAAACTTGCAATTGATGAAGATAAAGCTAGAGGCATGGCCGATCGTATGATGAAAGGAAATTTTGACCTTGATGATTTATACGAGCAAATGGGTGCTATGAAGAAAATGGGTTCTATGTCTAAAATTATGGGAATGATGCCCGGAATGGGAGGTTTGAAGATTGATAAATCACAGATGGAAAATCAAGAGTCTAAGATGAAAAAATGGAAATTTATTATGGATTCAATGACTAAATATGAAAAAAGAAATCCTGAAGTAATTGAACTTTCAAGAATCAAAAGAATTGCTCAAGGTTCAGGAACTCAAGTTTCAGATTTAAGAGAACTCCTAAAACATTTTAAACAGACTAAAAAAATGATGACTATGTTAAAAGATCCTGGTTCAATGCCCGATATGGATAATATGAATCCTCAAGAAATTATGAAAATGATGAAAAAATCAGGCATGAAAGATTTTAAAAAATTAGGTAAAAAAAAATAG
- a CDS encoding DUF2878 family protein, with product MNEYLKSFLTNTLSVMTLLTVAFLWNNPNLVLVLLIFYAFLILFLMKDKDMILIFFICGLMGAISEIIAISYGAWTYSKPNYFGIPIWLLVLWGIATLFMINFSKEIILWKKIIKNLF from the coding sequence ATGAATGAATATCTAAAATCTTTTCTGACAAATACTCTATCAGTTATGACTCTTTTAACAGTTGCTTTTTTATGGAATAACCCAAATCTAGTATTAGTTCTATTAATATTCTATGCATTTCTAATATTGTTTTTAATGAAAGATAAAGATATGATTCTAATATTTTTTATTTGTGGTTTAATGGGAGCAATCTCAGAAATAATTGCAATTTCATATGGAGCATGGACATATTCAAAGCCTAATTATTTTGGAATTCCAATATGGTTACTTGTTCTATGGGGAATTGCAACATTATTCATGATTAATTTTTCAAAGGAAATAATATTGTGGAAGAAAATTATTAAAAATTTATTTTAG
- a CDS encoding HAD-IA family hydrolase → MSKTLIFDVDGTILNSLDLLIDCLYLNANKSGIEVSKKGLYNLIENKSLHDIIKEFKLNKLQILYIVWKIKRDFNKRDSEVKPFERIKTLFEHLKSKNHKLYILTSNNKEFVEKIFKKEKLDFFDKQYYKSSLFGKAKHIQKIIDENNLNKEEVYYVGDEIRDIEASKAAGVKCISVSWGYNSKKLLEKFNPDYLVENIQEFKELL, encoded by the coding sequence ATGAGTAAAACTCTAATATTTGATGTAGATGGAACAATACTTAACAGTTTAGATTTATTAATTGATTGTCTATATTTAAATGCAAATAAATCTGGAATTGAAGTGAGTAAAAAAGGACTATACAATTTGATAGAAAATAAATCCTTGCATGATATAATCAAAGAATTTAAACTTAATAAATTACAGATATTATATATTGTTTGGAAAATAAAACGAGATTTTAATAAAAGGGACTCCGAAGTAAAACCTTTTGAAAGAATAAAAACTTTATTCGAACATCTAAAAAGTAAAAATCATAAACTATACATTTTAACTTCTAACAACAAAGAATTTGTTGAAAAAATATTCAAAAAAGAGAAATTAGATTTCTTTGACAAACAATACTACAAATCCTCTTTATTTGGAAAAGCAAAACACATTCAAAAAATAATTGATGAAAATAATCTAAATAAAGAAGAAGTATATTATGTTGGAGATGAGATTAGAGATATTGAAGCATCCAAAGCTGCAGGAGTAAAATGTATAAGTGTTAGTTGGGGTTATAACTCTAAAAAATTACTTGAAAAATTTAATCCAGATTATTTGGTAGAAAATATTCAAGAATTTAAAGAACTTTTATAA
- a CDS encoding diphthamide synthesis protein, protein MKIKLLNANFGIDFIIPQDFTKKLKETLGEKKTIAIYCAIQFIPKLEIVKSLLEKEGYNIIITKPHRAEFKGQILGCDSYVDNLNLDISKVDGFVYIGDGYFHPNAILLAQENQDKIKPVIILNIVQELIEVIDKTHIEKYLKKKKGNLLKFYTSNIIGVFVSSKWGQEYKESALKLKDQYKDKEFYYFVSDNFLDSEMENFPFVECWVNTACPRIGQDDILRHSKPVINIKDIFLLEFKNE, encoded by the coding sequence ATGAAAATAAAATTATTAAATGCAAATTTTGGAATAGACTTCATAATACCACAAGATTTTACTAAAAAATTAAAAGAAACACTTGGTGAAAAAAAAACAATTGCTATATACTGCGCAATTCAATTTATTCCAAAATTAGAAATAGTAAAATCTCTTTTAGAAAAAGAAGGATACAATATAATAATTACTAAACCTCATAGAGCAGAATTTAAAGGACAAATTCTAGGGTGTGATTCCTATGTAGACAATTTAAATTTAGACATTTCAAAAGTTGATGGATTTGTATATATTGGTGATGGATATTTTCATCCAAATGCAATTCTACTAGCTCAAGAAAATCAGGATAAAATCAAGCCAGTAATTATTTTAAATATAGTTCAAGAATTAATTGAAGTAATAGATAAAACTCATATTGAAAAATACTTAAAAAAGAAAAAAGGAAATCTTTTAAAATTTTATACTTCAAACATTATCGGAGTTTTTGTTTCATCAAAATGGGGACAAGAATACAAAGAATCAGCTTTAAAATTAAAAGACCAATACAAAGATAAAGAATTTTATTATTTTGTTTCAGATAATTTCTTGGATAGTGAAATGGAAAATTTCCCATTCGTAGAATGTTGGGTAAATACTGCTTGTCCTAGAATTGGTCAAGATGACATATTAAGACATTCAAAACCTGTAATAAATATCAAAGACATTTTTTTATTGGAGTTCAAAAATGAGTAA